A stretch of Exiguobacterium sp. BMC-KP DNA encodes these proteins:
- a CDS encoding YpmA family protein gives MDSKIETLATVKVNRHDDTYKIVDLLNRTLKTEDLMFGLALDEKDKEQMVFTIYRT, from the coding sequence ATGGATTCAAAAATTGAAACACTTGCGACCGTCAAAGTGAACCGCCATGACGATACGTATAAAATCGTCGACTTATTGAATCGGACGCTAAAGACGGAAGATTTAATGTTCGGTCTTGCTCTCGATGAAAAAGACAAGGAGCAGATGGTCTTTACCATCTACCGCACATGA